In a single window of the Mycobacterium bourgelatii genome:
- a CDS encoding Zn-ribbon domain-containing OB-fold protein has protein sequence MTATESGLNLIDHPEPPLSAPLTLSFDYTRSVGPTLGEFFTALRERRVLGVRGSDGRVLVPPAEYDPVTYEPLSEMVPVASVGTVVSWTWQPEPLEGQPLDRPFAWALIKLDGADTSLIHAVDVGDAGPSAISTGARVHVHWADETVGAITDIAYFKLGDEEEKVEPPATDGEPVTMIVTPISLTIQHTASHEESAYLRAIAQGKLLGARTGENGKVYFPPHGADPATGLPTTEFVELPDKGTVTTFAIINIPFQGQRIKPPYVAAYVLLDGADIPFLHLVADIDAHEVRMGMRVEAVWKPREEWGYGIDNIEYFRPTGEPDADYDTYKHHL, from the coding sequence GTGACAGCCACTGAAAGCGGCCTGAACTTGATCGATCACCCTGAGCCGCCTCTCTCCGCGCCTTTGACGTTGTCCTTCGACTACACCCGTTCGGTGGGGCCCACGCTAGGCGAGTTCTTCACCGCCCTGCGTGAGCGCCGCGTTCTGGGGGTTCGCGGATCGGACGGGCGGGTGCTCGTGCCGCCGGCCGAGTACGACCCGGTCACCTACGAGCCATTGAGCGAAATGGTACCGGTGGCCAGCGTCGGAACCGTCGTGTCCTGGACCTGGCAGCCCGAACCCCTCGAGGGCCAGCCCCTCGACAGGCCGTTTGCCTGGGCGCTGATCAAGCTGGACGGCGCCGACACGTCGCTGATTCACGCCGTGGATGTTGGCGACGCCGGCCCTTCCGCTATCAGCACCGGCGCCCGGGTGCACGTGCATTGGGCCGACGAGACCGTTGGCGCCATCACCGACATCGCCTACTTCAAGCTCGGCGATGAGGAAGAGAAGGTCGAGCCGCCGGCCACGGACGGCGAGCCGGTGACAATGATCGTCACGCCGATATCGCTGACCATCCAGCACACCGCCTCGCACGAGGAGAGCGCCTACCTGCGGGCCATCGCCCAGGGCAAGCTACTCGGCGCACGGACGGGCGAGAACGGCAAGGTTTACTTCCCGCCGCACGGTGCCGACCCGGCCACCGGCTTGCCGACGACGGAATTCGTCGAGCTGCCGGACAAGGGCACGGTGACGACGTTCGCGATCATCAACATCCCGTTCCAGGGCCAGCGCATCAAACCGCCCTACGTGGCGGCCTACGTGCTGCTTGACGGCGCGGACATCCCGTTCCTGCACCTCGTCGCCGACATCGACGCGCACGAGGTCCGGATGGGCATGCGGGTCGAGGCGGTCTGGAAGCCCCGCGAGGAGTGGGGATATGGCATCGACAACATCGAATACTTCCGGCCTACCGGCGAACCCGACGCTGACTACGACACCTA